From Coffea arabica cultivar ET-39 chromosome 9c, Coffea Arabica ET-39 HiFi, whole genome shotgun sequence, one genomic window encodes:
- the LOC113708157 gene encoding strictosidine synthase-like, with product MVKTMTKLIHVILIFSLAYVVRSDRTLNTFKILHASGPEAIAFDLTGQGPYTGVSDGRVLKYEGPGIGFVEFAHASPLRTKEKCDGTDDPNLGPICGRPFGVGFNYRTGELYIADAFFGLCKVGPDGGLAEQLATSAEGGPFKWLDGLDVDSTTEMVYFTDISTKYTFRELPQALSSGDSTGRLMSYNPKTKEVQVLLSGLQIPGGTGVSRDGSFVLVSEYTGHRILKYWLKGPKANTAEAILSIHRPDNIKRTLLGDFWIGANIIMQQPAPNTIPQGVRINESGKVLETINLDGIFRNETIAEVQEFAGSYYVVSIRRNSVGICKCFVEENGRKLLGIRYDWIKENCS from the exons ATGGTCAAAACCATGACCAAGCTCATTCATGtcattcttatcttttctttagcTTATGTGGTTCGATCTGATAGAACCCTGAATACTTTCAAGATTTTGCATGCTTCTGGACCCGAAGCTATTGCTTTTGATCTGACTGGCCAAGGGCCTTATACGGGTGTCTCTGATGGTAGAGTTCTCAAATATGAAGGTCCTGGAATTGGTTTTGTCGAATTTGCTCATGCTTCGCCCCTCAG AACCAAGGAAAAATGTGATGGCACAGATGATCCCAATCTTGGACCAATATGTGGTAGACCATTTGGTGTGGGATTCAACTACAGAACAGGTGAGCTTTACATAGCAGATGCTTTCTTTGGTTTGTGCAAGGTCGGGCCTGATGGAGGCCTTGCAGAACAACTTGCTACAAGTGCAGAAGGTGGTCCTTTCAAATGGCTTGATGGTTTAGATGTAGATTCGACAACCGAAATGGTCTACTTCACGGATATTAGCACTAAATATACTTTCAG AGAGCTGCCGCAAGCACTTTCAAGCGGTGACTCAACAGGAAGACTAATGTCATACAATCCGAAGACAAAAGAGGTTCAGGTGCTGCTGAGCGGGCTTCAGATACCAGGTGGTACAGGGGTCAGCAGGGATGGTTCTTTTGTCCTTGTTTCAGAATACACTGGACACAGAATCCTGAAATATTGGTTGAAAGGACCAAAGGCCAACACAGCAGAGGCAATCCTGAGCATCCATAGGCCAGATAACATAAAGAGGACATTGTTAGGTGATTTCTGGATTGGAGCAAATATAATCATGCAACAGCCTGCTCCAAATACGATTCCCCAAGGAGTCAGAATTAATGAATCTGGAAAAGTTCTTGAAACTATCAATCTTGATGGAATATTCAGAAATGAAACCATCGCAGAGGTTCAAGAATTTGCTGGTTCTTACTATGTCGTGTCCATTCGTCGCAACTCTGTTGGCATTTGCAAGTGTTTTGTTGAAGAAAATGGTAGAAAGTTGTTGGGTATTAGGTATGATTGGATAAAAGAAAACTGCAGCTAG
- the LOC140014222 gene encoding uncharacterized protein, giving the protein MDKNRVDKNFRPMFLIHMYMRNNFAPVEIPTHFLSKIEEEVPDTAILRDSSGCSWSVKVRQERNGIVLADGWENFSVHHSLVPSASFLLFRYCGNWCFEVDIFACSGLEKEIVDASGNSEASPSGVKSKKGGRGKRTVHSVKDNLPKSCVPGPRSLSLKNKKDRRGKRSVGSAKDHLPKYCVSGPVDIFGDSGLEKEILSAGGNNEAGSSGVKNKKGGRGARSVGSVKDHLPKSCVPGPLSLDLKNKKDRRGERSVGSAKDHLPKYCVSGPDIFGDSGLEKEIVSAGGDNKAGPSGVKNKKGGRGTRSVGSVKDHVPKSHVPGPASLNLKNKKDRQGKRSVGSMKEHLPKSRVPGPGVPYRTRIAWNPERLGLYLDSCLEEAAKGRRRSGNLTPESWQKVQSVFKEKTNIDLTPAQLSNFWSVLRKRYIVWSKIIAEAGNGGYDPVANKINWNQQQWEEYIKVNPVAKRFRKKKLEYPEKMKLLFDCYTAVHEDGGVSSDEMYYSSI; this is encoded by the exons ATGGACAAGAACAGGGTTGACAAAAATTTTAGGCCCATGTTTTTAATTCACATGTACATGCGCAACAATTTTGCACCAGTG GAAATTCCAACTCACTTTTTGTCCAAGATAGAGGAAGAGGTGCCTGATACTGCAATTTTAAGGGATTCTTCTGGTTGCTCCTGGTCTGTTAAAGTGCGTCAAGAAAGAAATGGCATCGTTCTTGCAGATGGGTGGGAAAATTTCTCTGTGCATCATTCTTTAGTGCCATCAGCGAGCTTTTTACTCTTTAGATATTGTGGAAATTGGTGTTTTGAAGTAGATATCTTTGCTTGTTCTGGATTGGAGAAGGAAATAGTGGATGCTAGTGGAAACAGTGAAGCTAGCCCTTCTGGTGTGAAAAGTAAGAAAGGTGGACGAGGTAAAAGAACTGTTCATTCTGTGAAAGACAACTTGCCAAAATCTTGTGTTCCTGGTCCACGTAGCTTAagtcttaaaaataaaaaagacagACGAGGTAAAAGAAGTGTTGGTTCTGCAAAAGACCACCTACCAAAATATTGTGTTTCTGGTCCAG TAGACATCTTTGGTGATTCTGGACTGGAGAAGGAGATACTCAGTGCTGGAGGAAACAACGAAGCTGGCTCTTCTGGTGTAAAAAATAAGAAGGGTGGACGAGGTGCAAGAAGTGTTGGTTCCGTGAAAGACCACCTGCCAAAATCTTGTGTTCCTGGTCCACTTAGCTTagatcttaaaaataaaaaagacagACGAGGTGAAAGAAGTGTCGGTTCTGCAAAAGACCACCTGCCAAAATATTGTGTTTCTGGTCCAG ACATCTTTGGTGATTCTGGACTGGAGAAGGAGATAGTCAGTGCTGGAGGAGACAACAAAGCTGGCCCTTCTggtgtaaaaaataaaaagggtgGACGAGGTACAAGAAGCGTTGGTTCCGTGAAAGATCACGTGCCAAAATCTCATGTTCCTGGTCCGGCCagtttaaatcttaaaaataagaaagacaGACAGGGCAAAAGAAGTGTTGGTTCCATGAAAGAACACCTGCCAAAATCTCGTGTTCCTGGTCCAG GGGTGCCATACAGAACTAGAATTGCCTGGAACCCAGAGCGTCTTGGTCTTTACCTAGACTCATGTTTAGAAGAAGCAGCTAAGGGGCGCCGTCGGTCAGGCAATTTAACACCAGAATCATGGCAAAAGGTTCAGTCAGTGTTCAAAGAGAAAACAAATATTGATTTGACACCGGCGCAGTTATCAAACTTTTGGAGCGTTTTAAGGAAGAGATATATAGTCTGGTCAAAGATCATAGCAGAGGCTGGAAATGGTGGGTATGATCCAGTAGCCAATAAGATCAATTGGAATCAGCAGCAGTGGGAGGAGTATATAAAG GTGAATCCAGTTGCAAAGCGCTTCCGAAAGAAGAAGTTGGAATATCCTGAGAAGATGAAGCTATTATTTGATTGCTACACAGCAGTACATGAAGATGGTGGCGTTTCATCTGATGAAATGTACTACAGCAGCATTTGA
- the LOC140014221 gene encoding premnaspirodiene oxygenase-like — protein sequence MVVKETLRLHPAAAFIPRATTENCEVNGYIIPEKARVLINIWAIGRDPKNWGDPENFMPERFEQKSVNYLGTHCDYIPFGSGRRLCPGSTLGLATVELMLAHLLYHFDWKLPDEMNPKDLDMDEVFGIDIARKNALCLVAKAYDPFQDQ from the coding sequence atGGTGGTAAAAGAAACTCTGAGGCTTCATCCAGCTGCTGCTTTTATCCCAAGAGCAACTACAGAAAATTGTGAGGTAAATGGATATATCATACCGGAGAAAGCCCGCGTCTTAATCAATATCTGGGCAATAGGGAGAGATCCTAAAAACTGGGGCGACCCAGAAAATTTCATGCCTGAGAGATTCGAGCAAAAATCAGTTAATTATCTTGGAACCCATTGTGACTATATCCCGTTTGGGTCAGGAAGGAGACTATGCCCAGGAAGTACGCTAGGTTTAGCCACTGTGGAGCTCATGCTAGCTCATTTACTTTACCACTTTGACTGGAAACTTCCTGATGAGATGAACCCCAAGGACTTGGACATGGATGAGGTTTTTGGAATAGATATAGCCAGGAAAAATGCCCTGTGCCTGGTTGCAAAAGCATACGATCCTTTCCAGGATCAGTAA
- the LOC140014220 gene encoding premnaspirodiene oxygenase-like — translation MELLFIPLPLDMNMSSLHNIFLLFSFLLILLKISKRTKTPTDTTPKLPPGPPKLPLIGNLHNLVGGLPHHVLRDLAAKYGPLMHLQLGEVPVVVISSPDMAKEILVSRDPAFAARPHTLASKIIWYDHQDLIFAPYSDYWMQMRKICMMEFFSEKKVRSFTFIFQDEISQLTNSIRSSEGVAINLSDKIFAHLEST, via the exons ATGGAGCTTTTGTTCATTCCTCTCCCCTTGGATATGAACATGAGCTCCCTCCATAATATTTTCCTGCTGTTCTCCTTCCTGCTTATATTACTCAAGATTTCCAAGAGAACAAAAACGCCTACTGATACAACTCCAAAGCTTCCACCGGGCCCGCCAAAGCTGCCTCTCATTGGAAACCTGCACAACTTAGTTGGTGGACTTCCCCACCATGTTCTTAGAGATTTGGCTGCAAAATACGGGCCACTCATGCACCTTCAGCTTGGTGAAGTTCCTGTTGTGGTTATATCATCACCCGACATGGCCAAGGAGATTTTGGTGTCTCGTGATCCTGCTTTTGCTGCAAGGCCCCATACTCTAGCCAGCAAAATCATCTGGTATGACCATCAAGATTTGATCTTTGCTCCTTACAGCGATTATTGGATGCAAATGCGTAAGATTTGCATGATGGAGTTTTTCAGTGAAAAGAAAGTGCGCTCCTTTACATTTATTTTCCAAGATGAAATTTCCCAACTTACAAACTCGATTCGGTCTTCTGAGGGAGTAGCAATAAATTTGTCGGACAAGATTTTTGCCCAC CTGGAATCAACGTAG